In Armatimonadota bacterium, one DNA window encodes the following:
- the larA gene encoding nickel-dependent lactate racemase, translating to MELSFRYGTGTQTVDVDPSLVVARVGAGAHRAIEDIPGALRKSVAYPTGPYLEEIISHGDRVLFMTVDDTRPNPSPMLHFLMERVEDLGGRPEVMVGLGLHRPMRPERLLEFLGIEVAHQNDSRSDDQWCLGRTANGTPLEISPVLREFDKRIVVGFIEPHYIAGFSGGRKMVLPGCASRDSITHNHFLTALHGPQLGRLEGNPVHEDMMQAALAVGIHWICDAVVNPDDTWHAITCGDLRAAHEAGVRAARSLYTEEVPKRADIVICCAGGYPYDVDMVQAKKTLVPAMDCVRPGGVIILLGECSQGWGASTPEMGLMDPEGALELRARILDDIRSGRLEHHWGPCSPGILFMRVVYDLPATLIVVSQLQEQLRGTYLHPAPDLPAALEMARDLLGRDATVTAIHDGRRAICRVG from the coding sequence ATGGAGCTTTCCTTCCGGTACGGAACAGGCACACAGACCGTGGACGTTGACCCGTCGCTGGTGGTTGCACGGGTGGGAGCCGGGGCACATCGGGCTATCGAGGACATCCCCGGCGCCCTGCGCAAGTCCGTAGCCTATCCGACAGGCCCGTACCTGGAGGAGATCATCAGCCACGGTGACCGCGTTCTGTTCATGACCGTGGATGACACCCGTCCCAACCCCTCGCCGATGCTGCACTTCCTCATGGAACGGGTGGAGGACCTGGGTGGCCGGCCGGAGGTCATGGTGGGTCTCGGCCTGCACCGGCCCATGCGGCCCGAACGACTGCTGGAGTTCCTGGGTATCGAAGTCGCACACCAGAATGATTCCCGCAGCGATGATCAGTGGTGTCTGGGGCGTACTGCCAATGGAACGCCGCTTGAGATCAGTCCCGTACTGCGGGAGTTCGACAAGCGCATTGTGGTGGGTTTCATCGAGCCCCACTACATCGCGGGGTTTTCGGGTGGCAGGAAGATGGTGCTCCCCGGCTGCGCGTCTCGTGACAGCATCACCCACAACCATTTCCTGACCGCACTCCATGGCCCGCAGTTAGGCCGGCTGGAGGGCAATCCGGTTCACGAGGACATGATGCAGGCTGCCCTGGCGGTGGGAATCCACTGGATCTGCGACGCGGTGGTAAACCCGGACGACACCTGGCACGCGATCACCTGTGGCGACCTGCGCGCCGCCCATGAAGCGGGGGTGCGGGCCGCCCGGTCCCTGTACACCGAAGAGGTTCCGAAACGGGCCGACATTGTGATATGCTGTGCTGGCGGCTATCCGTACGACGTGGACATGGTGCAGGCCAAGAAGACCCTGGTCCCGGCGATGGACTGCGTGCGCCCGGGCGGGGTCATCATTCTCCTTGGTGAATGCTCCCAGGGCTGGGGCGCATCCACGCCGGAGATGGGCCTGATGGACCCGGAGGGCGCTCTGGAGCTGCGGGCCCGGATCCTGGATGACATCCGATCCGGGCGCCTCGAGCACCACTGGGGCCCCTGCAGCCCGGGCATCTTGTTCATGCGCGTGGTCTATGACCTGCCGGCCACGCTGATCGTGGTCTCCCAACTGCAGGAGCAACTACGCGGAACCTACCTGCATCCCGCGCCGGATCTTCCCGCGGCCCTGGAAATGGCCCGCGATCTGCTGGGCCGGGATGCCACTGTTACCGCCATCCATGACGGCCGCCGGGCGATCTGCCGCGTCGGCTGA
- a CDS encoding M28 family peptidase, with protein MSDCAVRTDPNLIMRHVEHLAVTIGERLAGSAGEAQAADYIQAEMERIGLQNIRRREFDCAWFEVRKAKMQARFGKTWEPVVMDACAHTPCTNGVLEAELVYVENASDMILDRLDLRGKVALVHGSYGPNSHILKRLNEKEIAAVIWVDVRYTPDWNLRVGLPFTFLPLLKFPAASVPHPVEWDLVRRGADRVRLELDCIVETRPSQNVSGELPGKSDTGGVIITGHHDSVLGTAGAEDNAAGVGVALALAELFAGREFEKPMRFASFGTEEQLSQGAFAFVADPENRAREIDMVLNTDGQGCWTGVNEVYLTGSPSLHEYMGEMMRKCGWSGTIRDEPDGFSDHFPFIIEDVPAAWFCRRNCAGGRWFHHSHFDNIEALSPQVLAACADFVGELALDICTRNCLPFDRAFPECTREAVRKVADGWLKL; from the coding sequence ATGTCTGATTGTGCAGTCCGCACCGACCCGAACCTCATCATGCGTCACGTCGAGCATCTTGCGGTCACTATCGGAGAGAGACTGGCCGGAAGTGCCGGGGAAGCGCAGGCAGCCGATTATATCCAGGCCGAGATGGAGCGCATCGGCCTGCAGAATATCCGCCGCAGAGAGTTCGACTGCGCGTGGTTCGAAGTGCGCAAGGCGAAGATGCAGGCGCGTTTCGGCAAAACGTGGGAGCCCGTGGTCATGGACGCGTGCGCACACACGCCCTGCACCAACGGGGTGCTTGAGGCCGAACTGGTCTACGTCGAGAATGCATCGGACATGATCCTGGACCGCCTGGACCTCAGGGGCAAGGTGGCTCTCGTGCACGGCAGTTACGGGCCGAACAGCCACATTCTCAAGCGTCTCAATGAGAAGGAAATCGCGGCGGTCATCTGGGTGGATGTGCGTTACACGCCGGACTGGAACCTGCGCGTGGGCCTGCCGTTTACCTTCCTGCCGCTGCTGAAGTTCCCTGCGGCCTCGGTGCCGCATCCGGTGGAATGGGACCTGGTGCGCCGGGGGGCCGATCGCGTTCGCCTGGAGCTGGACTGCATCGTGGAGACCCGCCCTTCGCAGAATGTGTCGGGGGAACTGCCCGGCAAGTCGGACACCGGCGGCGTTATAATCACCGGACACCACGACTCGGTCCTCGGTACGGCCGGCGCCGAGGACAATGCGGCGGGTGTGGGCGTTGCTCTGGCGCTGGCGGAACTCTTCGCCGGGCGCGAGTTCGAAAAGCCCATGCGGTTCGCGTCCTTCGGCACCGAAGAGCAGCTCAGCCAGGGCGCATTTGCTTTCGTCGCGGACCCCGAGAACCGCGCTCGCGAAATCGACATGGTGCTCAACACCGACGGCCAGGGCTGTTGGACCGGAGTGAATGAGGTGTATCTCACCGGGTCACCCTCGCTCCACGAGTACATGGGCGAAATGATGCGAAAGTGCGGCTGGTCGGGGACGATCCGCGACGAACCCGACGGGTTCTCCGACCATTTCCCGTTCATCATCGAGGACGTTCCCGCTGCGTGGTTCTGCCGGCGTAACTGCGCGGGCGGGCGCTGGTTCCACCACAGCCATTTCGACAACATCGAGGCGCTGTCGCCCCAGGTTCTCGCTGCCTGCGCGGATTTCGTGGGGGAACTCGCGCTGGACATCTGCACGCGGAATTGCTTGCCCTTCGACCGCGCCTTCCCGGAATGCACCCGAGAGGCCGTTCGCAAGGTGGCGGACGGCTGGCTGAAGCTCTGA
- a CDS encoding carbohydrate-binding family 9-like protein, which translates to MGRCIAVGLSISAALVALAVACAEPIKPDPDKPRYECRRAEGIKVDGSLNDWDEAQFTEPFVYPWPAQTGPRLETRAALAWDDCFLYVAYRCEDPDITATHTERDDPTYMDDCVEIFIAAAPERSRMYFGFEMNALGTMYDYFNAIPDVLLNEWDAAGWSLRTRIEGTVNDREDTDRGWTLEVAIPLANFSGLSRKPRPEPGDVWRIILNRWDGTAPDRALSEWTPSGQKNPDPHRPEGFGELLFVGK; encoded by the coding sequence ATGGGCCGCTGCATCGCTGTCGGATTGAGCATCTCGGCCGCCCTGGTCGCCCTCGCGGTGGCCTGTGCCGAGCCGATCAAGCCCGACCCGGACAAGCCGCGGTACGAGTGCCGCCGCGCCGAAGGGATCAAGGTGGACGGCAGCCTCAATGACTGGGATGAGGCGCAGTTCACTGAACCCTTCGTGTACCCGTGGCCTGCCCAGACCGGCCCGCGCCTGGAAACCCGGGCCGCGCTGGCCTGGGACGACTGCTTCCTGTATGTGGCCTATCGCTGTGAAGACCCGGACATCACCGCGACCCATACGGAGCGCGACGATCCCACCTACATGGACGATTGCGTGGAGATCTTCATCGCGGCCGCGCCTGAGCGTTCCCGTATGTACTTTGGGTTCGAAATGAATGCACTAGGCACCATGTACGACTACTTCAACGCGATCCCCGACGTTCTCCTCAACGAGTGGGATGCCGCCGGATGGAGCCTGCGCACCCGCATCGAGGGCACGGTCAATGACCGCGAGGACACGGACCGGGGCTGGACGCTGGAGGTGGCGATCCCGCTGGCCAACTTTTCGGGCCTGTCCCGCAAACCACGCCCCGAGCCGGGGGATGTCTGGCGCATCATCCTGAATCGCTGGGACGGAACCGCGCCCGACCGCGCCCTGAGCGAGTGGACGCCGTCCGGCCAGAAGAACCCGGACCCTCACCGACCCGAGGGATTTGGCGAACTCCTGTTCGTGGGCAAGTGA
- a CDS encoding ribokinase, with protein sequence MAAKLSVLGNINIDFVMEAERMPIPGETLIGSNLRFVPGGKAANQAVTAARLGAQVTLIGSVGRDAYGPALLENFEREGINTDHVSRRREANTGAAFITLLPGGENSIVSILGANELITPDHVEKAAAAIERTDMLLLQLAVPLEVVDRAIQVAVDRGVPVQLDPTPISRGLPKLWRRAYRMTPNEVEAAEIAKSPVRTPEEALEAARKIRRRGVKVPLIKLGRQGALILDDQGPRLIEGYDVPVVDTTGAGDAFAAGLAVRCAEGAPINQAVAFANACGALACMRFGAQPSLPRREEVEAFLAEHGGETGAVIRPL encoded by the coding sequence GTGGCTGCAAAGCTGTCCGTTCTCGGGAACATCAATATCGACTTCGTGATGGAAGCCGAGCGAATGCCGATCCCTGGCGAGACCCTGATCGGGTCCAACCTGAGATTCGTCCCCGGTGGCAAAGCGGCCAACCAGGCGGTCACGGCCGCGCGCCTGGGCGCCCAAGTTACGCTCATCGGCAGCGTGGGACGGGACGCATACGGTCCGGCGTTGCTGGAAAACTTCGAGCGCGAGGGCATCAACACAGACCATGTCTCGCGCCGCCGGGAGGCCAACACCGGCGCCGCTTTCATCACCCTCCTTCCTGGTGGCGAGAACAGCATTGTGTCGATTCTTGGCGCGAATGAGCTGATTACCCCGGATCACGTGGAGAAAGCGGCAGCAGCCATCGAGCGCACCGACATGCTGCTGCTTCAGCTGGCCGTTCCCCTGGAAGTCGTGGACCGGGCGATCCAGGTGGCGGTGGACCGCGGCGTCCCGGTACAGCTTGATCCAACGCCTATCAGCCGGGGGCTCCCCAAGCTCTGGCGCCGCGCGTATCGCATGACGCCCAATGAGGTGGAAGCCGCCGAGATCGCCAAGTCTCCCGTGAGAACACCGGAGGAGGCTCTCGAGGCTGCCCGCAAGATCCGCCGGCGCGGGGTGAAGGTGCCCCTTATCAAACTGGGGCGGCAGGGTGCACTGATCCTGGACGACCAGGGGCCGCGGCTCATCGAAGGCTATGATGTCCCCGTGGTGGATACCACGGGCGCCGGAGATGCTTTCGCGGCCGGGCTTGCGGTGCGCTGCGCTGAAGGCGCGCCTATTAATCAGGCGGTGGCCTTCGCCAATGCCTGCGGCGCCCTGGCCTGCATGCGTTTCGGCGCACAGCCCAGTCTGCCCCGGCGTGAGGAAGTCGAGGCATTCCTGGCGGAACACGGCGGCGAAACAGGCGCGGTGATCCGCCCGCTGTAG
- a CDS encoding riboflavin synthase produces the protein MFTGLIEEVGVVRSVRRTDTGAEIAIQAAIVLDGTRIGDSIACNGCCLTATSLGSGFFTAHAGTETLARTTVGAWKPGDRVNLERALSVGGRLGGHFLQGHVDGVGAVLSVTPEGETTRWRFSIPSELAAFIVEKGSIAIDGISLTVTAITSGACEVAIIPHTLAHTTLGTARPGDRVNLEVDILAKYVRRILLAMGRDSGGITEEFLREQGFC, from the coding sequence ATGTTCACCGGTCTCATCGAGGAAGTCGGAGTTGTCCGCTCCGTGCGCCGCACCGACACTGGCGCCGAGATCGCCATTCAGGCTGCCATTGTCCTGGACGGCACGCGCATCGGCGACAGTATCGCCTGCAATGGCTGCTGCCTGACTGCGACCTCCCTGGGTTCCGGCTTCTTCACCGCACACGCCGGGACCGAAACCCTGGCACGCACCACGGTGGGCGCGTGGAAGCCGGGCGACCGTGTGAACCTTGAACGCGCGCTAAGCGTGGGCGGTCGACTGGGCGGACATTTCTTGCAGGGCCACGTGGATGGCGTTGGCGCGGTGCTTTCGGTGACGCCCGAAGGCGAAACAACCCGCTGGCGGTTCAGCATTCCGAGCGAACTAGCCGCGTTCATTGTGGAAAAGGGCAGTATCGCCATCGACGGCATAAGCCTGACCGTCACGGCGATCACCAGCGGGGCATGCGAGGTGGCGATCATCCCTCACACCCTCGCACACACAACCCTCGGAACCGCACGCCCCGGGGATCGCGTTAATCTTGAGGTCGACATTCTGGCCAAGTACGTCCGCCGGATTTTGTTGGCGATGGGGCGGGACAGTGGCGGCATCACCGAGGAATTCCTTCGAGAACAGGGCTTCTGCTGA